The following are encoded in a window of Gramella sp. MT6 genomic DNA:
- the sufC gene encoding Fe-S cluster assembly ATPase SufC, with protein MLKIKNLHASIEDKEILKGINLEINPGEVHAIMGPNGSGKSTLSSVIAGREEYEMTEGELIFEGSDLSEMDPEERAHKGIFLSFQYPVEIPGVSVTNFIKTAINAQRKAHGKEDMPANEMLKLIREKSEMLEIDRKFLSRSLNQGFSGGEKKRNEIFQMAILDPKLSILDETDSGLDIDALKVVANGVNKLRREDNAVLLITHYQRLLDYIVPDVVHVMVDGKIVKSGGKELAHELEERGYDWVKPEKTV; from the coding sequence ATGCTTAAAATAAAGAATTTACACGCCAGCATAGAAGATAAGGAGATACTTAAAGGAATTAACCTGGAGATAAATCCGGGAGAAGTTCACGCAATCATGGGACCTAACGGTTCTGGTAAAAGTACCTTATCGTCTGTAATTGCAGGAAGGGAAGAATATGAAATGACCGAAGGTGAATTGATCTTTGAAGGTTCAGATCTTAGTGAAATGGACCCGGAAGAAAGAGCACATAAAGGCATCTTTCTTTCTTTTCAATACCCGGTGGAAATTCCAGGAGTTTCAGTAACAAATTTCATTAAGACTGCGATCAATGCTCAGCGTAAAGCGCATGGGAAAGAAGATATGCCGGCGAATGAAATGCTGAAACTTATCCGTGAGAAGTCTGAAATGCTTGAGATAGATCGTAAGTTCTTATCCCGTTCCCTTAATCAGGGATTCTCTGGTGGTGAGAAGAAACGTAACGAGATCTTCCAGATGGCAATTCTGGACCCAAAATTATCTATTCTTGATGAGACAGATTCAGGTCTGGATATCGATGCTTTAAAAGTGGTGGCTAACGGAGTGAATAAGCTTAGAAGAGAAGACAACGCAGTATTGCTTATTACGCACTATCAAAGACTGTTGGATTATATCGTACCAGATGTGGTTCACGTGATGGTAGATGGAAAGATCGTGAAGTCTGGCGGAAAAGAGCTGGCCCACGAACTTGAGGAAAGAGGCTACGATTGGGTAAAGCCGGAAAAAACAGTTTAA
- the sufB gene encoding Fe-S cluster assembly protein SufB — MAYTEDDLKKELETKEYEYGFYTDIESDTFPVGLNEDIVRAISKKKEEPEWMTEWRLEAYRAWEDMIEPEWANVHYPKPDFQNISYYSAPNKKPKYDSLDEVDPELLDTFKKLGISLDEQKKLAGVAVDVVMDSVSVTTTFKKTLAEKGIIFCSISEAIKEHPELVKKYLGTVVPKKDNFYAALNSAVFSDGSFCYIPKGVRCPMELSTYFRINQAGTGQFERTLVVADEDSYVSYLEGCTAPSRDENQLHAAVVELVALDGSEIKYSTVQNWFPGNKEGKGGVFNFVTKRGLCEKNAKISWTQVETGSAVTWKYPSCILKGDNSVGEFYSIAVTNNFQQADTGTKMIHLGKNTKSTIISKGISAGKSQNSYRGLVQINGRAENARNFSQCDSLLMGNKCGAHTFPYIEVKNKSAQVEHEATTSKIGEDQIFYCNQRGIDTEKAIALIVNGFSKEVLNKLPMEFAVEAQKLLEISLEGSVG; from the coding sequence ATGGCATATACTGAAGACGATTTAAAGAAAGAGCTCGAAACCAAAGAGTATGAGTATGGATTTTATACAGATATAGAATCTGATACTTTTCCGGTGGGCTTGAACGAGGATATCGTGCGGGCAATTTCTAAAAAGAAAGAGGAACCGGAATGGATGACGGAATGGCGCCTTGAAGCTTATCGCGCCTGGGAAGATATGATCGAACCGGAATGGGCTAATGTGCATTATCCAAAACCGGACTTTCAAAATATCTCTTATTATTCCGCACCTAATAAAAAACCTAAGTACGATAGTTTAGATGAGGTAGACCCTGAATTACTGGACACCTTTAAAAAACTTGGTATTTCCCTGGATGAGCAAAAGAAGCTTGCCGGAGTTGCGGTAGATGTGGTAATGGATTCAGTTTCGGTTACTACTACTTTCAAAAAGACCTTGGCAGAGAAAGGAATTATTTTCTGTTCAATTTCTGAGGCGATCAAAGAGCATCCGGAATTGGTTAAAAAATATTTGGGTACGGTAGTTCCAAAGAAGGATAATTTTTATGCGGCTTTAAATTCAGCTGTATTTAGTGACGGATCTTTCTGTTACATTCCGAAAGGAGTTAGATGTCCTATGGAACTTTCTACTTATTTCAGGATCAACCAGGCCGGTACCGGGCAGTTCGAAAGAACTCTTGTAGTGGCAGATGAAGATAGTTATGTAAGCTACCTTGAAGGTTGTACAGCGCCATCGCGTGATGAGAATCAACTTCATGCGGCAGTGGTAGAGCTGGTAGCCTTAGATGGTTCTGAGATAAAATACAGTACGGTTCAAAACTGGTTCCCTGGAAATAAAGAGGGTAAAGGAGGAGTTTTCAATTTCGTTACTAAAAGAGGGCTTTGTGAGAAAAACGCGAAGATCTCCTGGACGCAGGTAGAGACCGGTTCAGCTGTAACATGGAAATATCCTAGTTGTATCCTTAAAGGAGATAACTCGGTAGGAGAATTTTACTCTATCGCTGTAACCAATAATTTTCAGCAGGCAGATACAGGTACCAAAATGATCCACCTTGGTAAGAATACTAAGAGTACGATCATTTCAAAAGGTATTTCTGCCGGTAAATCACAAAACTCTTATCGTGGTCTGGTTCAGATCAACGGTCGTGCAGAAAATGCAAGGAACTTCTCGCAATGTGATTCCCTGTTGATGGGGAATAAATGTGGGGCTCATACTTTCCCTTATATCGAGGTTAAGAATAAATCTGCACAGGTGGAGCACGAGGCGACTACCAGTAAGATCGGGGAAGACCAGATATTCTATTGTAATCAGCGTGGAATTGATACTGAAAAAGCGATCGCTTTGATCGTAAATGGTTTTAGTAAAGAAGTGCTGAACAAGCTACCAATGGAATTTGCAGTAGAAGCACAAAAACTTTTAGAGATTTCACTTGAAGGATCAGTTGGATAA